In Octopus bimaculoides isolate UCB-OBI-ISO-001 chromosome 5, ASM119413v2, whole genome shotgun sequence, a genomic segment contains:
- the LOC106878880 gene encoding zinc finger protein with KRAB and SCAN domains 1, translating into MMQTDDPYMFMRGSESFSPSVFPDPKSSTSASTSSTTPSTAGIAPLDKKPFKCSHCSKAFLYSSSLTAHEMMMHRSDLPYECRDCGRRFSLNTHLERHQMIHTGERSYQCEECGKTFLHQRYVNAHVRRIHNLSRPFKCEYCTKAFAHNCHLTEHIAMHSREKT; encoded by the exons ATGATGCAGACAGACGATCCTTATATGTTTATGAGAGGCAGCGAGTCCTTCTCACCCAGTGTCTTTCCCGACCCCAAATCGTCAACTTCTGCTTCGACTTCATCAACAACCCCTTCAACTGCTGGAATTGCACCTTTGGACAAGAAACCCTTCAAATGTTCTCATTGTTCGAAGGCTTTTCTCTACAGCAGCAGCCTCACGGCTCACGAGATGATGATGCATCGTTCCGATTTGCCGTATGAGTGCCGCGACTGTGGGAGACGATTTTCTCTCAACACTCATTTAGAACGCCATCAGATGATACACACTG GTGAGAGATCTTACCAGTGCGAAGAATGTGGTAAAACGTTCCTGCATCAGCGTTATGTCAACGCACATGTTCGCCGTATTCACAATCTCAGCAGACCTTTCAAATGTGAATATTGTACGAAAGCCTTTGCTCACAATTGCCACCTCACAGAACACATTGCCATGCATTCCAGGGAAAAGACCTGA